One part of the Acinetobacter sp. XS-4 genome encodes these proteins:
- a CDS encoding aldehyde dehydrogenase family protein: MQHYLNYVDGQWRDASRQLEVINPATDKAFATVARASVEDADAAMAAARRCVNSGALTDVRPAKRTAWMLKAAEAIREIAEEGALILCLENGKNVDTAREEFDEAARYFEYYAGMADKIEGISVPLGKDYVDFTSYIPMGISVQIVPWNFPVSICARSLAPALAAGNAVVIKSPEVSPLGMVLLIKAIEKAGFPQGAVNLLCGKGSEVGTHLVKHQDTNQIVFTGSVPTGQRILKDAAERATPSVMELGGKSAAIAFADVDLEQLLRSVKVGIFYNSGQVCSAMSRLLVHRSRYEEVKAAVVNLAESLTVGIGESNAELTPVVSKDQQQQILTMIDKAREEGANVLTGGKAADLEGYFVLPTIIEAKDDMSIAQEEVFGPVMVIMPFDDEDQAVAIANGTDFGLVAGVFGENLNQTLRVANRLIAGQVFVNEWFAGGIETPFGGVGLSGFGREKGQEAIYSYVQTRNIGIRLKHSV; this comes from the coding sequence ATGCAACATTACCTCAACTATGTTGATGGCCAATGGCGAGATGCTTCTCGCCAATTGGAAGTGATCAACCCAGCAACAGATAAAGCTTTTGCAACAGTTGCGCGTGCAAGTGTTGAAGATGCAGATGCCGCGATGGCAGCAGCTCGACGTTGTGTGAATAGCGGTGCTTTGACTGATGTGCGTCCTGCAAAACGTACAGCTTGGATGTTAAAAGCCGCAGAAGCAATTCGTGAAATTGCTGAAGAGGGTGCATTAATCCTGTGCCTTGAAAATGGCAAAAATGTTGATACAGCTCGTGAAGAATTCGATGAAGCGGCTCGCTATTTTGAATACTACGCGGGTATGGCAGATAAAATTGAAGGGATATCAGTACCTTTAGGTAAAGATTACGTTGATTTTACTTCATATATTCCAATGGGTATATCGGTTCAAATTGTACCTTGGAACTTTCCCGTCTCGATCTGTGCACGCTCATTAGCACCTGCTTTAGCAGCTGGCAATGCAGTAGTCATTAAGTCACCTGAAGTTTCACCTTTAGGCATGGTTTTACTCATCAAAGCTATTGAGAAAGCTGGTTTCCCACAAGGTGCAGTGAACTTGCTTTGTGGTAAAGGTTCAGAAGTTGGTACTCATCTGGTTAAGCATCAAGATACCAATCAAATCGTATTTACCGGTTCAGTTCCAACTGGCCAACGCATTTTGAAAGATGCGGCTGAACGTGCAACACCTTCAGTAATGGAGTTAGGTGGTAAATCAGCTGCAATTGCTTTTGCTGATGTTGATCTTGAGCAATTACTACGTAGCGTTAAAGTTGGAATTTTCTATAACTCTGGTCAAGTTTGCTCAGCGATGTCTCGCTTATTGGTGCACCGCAGTCGCTATGAAGAAGTTAAAGCAGCTGTTGTGAATCTTGCAGAGAGCTTAACTGTAGGTATTGGCGAAAGTAATGCTGAACTTACTCCAGTTGTATCTAAAGATCAGCAACAACAGATTCTTACCATGATTGATAAAGCACGTGAAGAAGGTGCCAATGTTTTAACGGGTGGGAAAGCTGCAGATCTAGAAGGTTACTTTGTCCTGCCAACTATTATTGAAGCAAAAGATGACATGTCGATTGCTCAAGAAGAAGTTTTCGGTCCTGTAATGGTGATCATGCCTTTTGATGACGAAGACCAGGCTGTTGCAATCGCAAATGGTACGGACTTTGGACTTGTTGCAGGTGTATTTGGTGAAAATCTGAATCAAACACTTCGAGTAGCAAACCGTCTTATTGCTGGTCAAGTCTTTGTTAACGAATGGTTTGCTGGCGGTATCGAAACACCATTTGGTGGAGTGGGTTTATCTGGTTTTGGTCGCGAAAAAGGGCAGGAAGCCATCTACAGTTATGTTCAAACTCGCAATATCGGTATCCGTTTGAAACATAGCGTGTAA
- a CDS encoding BCCT family transporter, with protein MRNTSGAHTGLNSTVMIVSKLLLFIFIAFCIFKEKQAGEYFQIISDVLLQNAKWYLLFLATFLLGFLIYLCMSRYGHIRLGKDDEKPEYSNIAWICMLFSCGMGIGLMFWSVAEPITHYASNPFTQGLSDESARMAMQLTFFHWGLHPWGLFCLSAVALGYFSYRKGLPLACRSVLHPLIGDKIYGSIGNFVDIVTIVLTAFGVSQAISMGILELNVGLNHTFGINIDVRIQLVLVLVLGVLATLSLLSAIGKGFKIIAEGNMILSYVLVIAVIIIGSTRYIFNTFFEGLGDYLQNIVGMSLWSDAQKDSGWQSWWTAYYWPWWMTWAPFVGLFIARISRGRTIREVILGSLAAPTLLTFIWIAAFGGAALKIEKANHQPPTHQVVVSNAAIVQVDKVKPHEVTIAEATKEDPARAVFVFFDHISENHTVTIFLSALLCLLLSIHIITIANSGALVLCFLDTNGSTNPSVGIRLVWAVIIPLISGGLLLAGGLSAIKTACVIAGFPISILLAIMCISLMKSLRQDPQAWVMMPEHVRPDFCKTKSEKPVAETKAQLITDN; from the coding sequence ATGCGCAATACATCAGGAGCCCATACTGGACTCAACTCAACAGTGATGATTGTCTCGAAGTTATTACTTTTTATTTTTATTGCGTTTTGTATTTTTAAAGAAAAACAGGCTGGTGAATACTTTCAAATTATCTCAGATGTTTTATTGCAAAATGCAAAATGGTATCTCCTATTTTTAGCTACTTTTTTATTAGGTTTTTTGATTTATTTATGCATGAGTCGATATGGGCATATTAGACTCGGAAAAGACGATGAAAAGCCCGAATATAGTAATATTGCATGGATTTGCATGCTTTTCTCTTGTGGTATGGGAATTGGATTGATGTTCTGGTCTGTTGCAGAACCAATCACTCACTATGCAAGTAATCCGTTTACGCAAGGTCTTTCAGATGAATCAGCACGAATGGCAATGCAACTCACCTTTTTTCATTGGGGACTTCACCCATGGGGCCTATTTTGCTTATCAGCTGTTGCTCTAGGATATTTTTCTTATCGTAAAGGTTTACCTTTGGCATGCCGATCCGTATTACATCCTTTAATTGGTGACAAAATTTATGGTTCTATCGGTAATTTCGTTGATATTGTCACGATCGTTTTAACAGCATTTGGTGTTTCTCAAGCCATTAGTATGGGAATTCTTGAACTGAATGTTGGTTTAAATCATACATTTGGTATCAATATTGACGTTAGAATTCAGTTGGTTCTTGTTCTTGTTCTAGGCGTTTTAGCAACCCTATCTTTATTATCCGCGATTGGTAAAGGCTTTAAAATTATTGCTGAAGGGAACATGATTTTATCCTATGTTCTTGTCATTGCAGTCATCATAATTGGTTCAACTCGTTATATTTTTAATACTTTTTTTGAAGGACTTGGGGATTACTTACAAAATATTGTAGGAATGAGTTTATGGAGTGATGCTCAAAAAGATTCAGGTTGGCAAAGTTGGTGGACTGCTTACTACTGGCCGTGGTGGATGACTTGGGCACCTTTTGTAGGTTTATTTATTGCTCGCATTTCACGCGGACGTACGATTCGTGAAGTTATTCTAGGCTCACTTGCTGCACCTACTTTACTCACCTTTATTTGGATTGCAGCTTTTGGTGGCGCTGCTCTTAAAATTGAAAAAGCGAACCATCAACCGCCAACTCATCAAGTTGTTGTGAGTAATGCTGCGATTGTTCAAGTAGATAAAGTCAAACCTCATGAAGTTACAATCGCTGAAGCGACTAAAGAAGACCCTGCCCGTGCTGTGTTTGTTTTCTTTGATCATATTTCAGAAAATCATACTGTTACGATTTTCTTAAGCGCACTTTTATGTTTATTGTTATCTATCCATATCATCACCATTGCGAACTCAGGTGCTTTAGTTTTATGTTTTCTAGATACTAATGGTTCCACTAATCCATCAGTAGGAATTCGTCTGGTTTGGGCAGTAATTATTCCACTTATTAGTGGGGGCTTACTTTTAGCTGGTGGCCTGTCTGCCATTAAGACAGCCTGTGTGATTGCGGGTTTTCCAATCTCCATATTGCTTGCGATTATGTGTATTTCTTTAATGAAAAGTCTTCGTCAAGATCCACAAGCATGGGTCATGATGCCTGAACATGTTCGTCCTGATTTCTGTAAAACCAAATCTGAAAAGCCTGTTGCTGAGACAAAGGCTCAACTCATTACAGATAACTAA
- a CDS encoding aromatic ring-hydroxylating dioxygenase subunit alpha, with translation MNSRVSQQLITVQQVDNVLNPITESNGMPNLAYTSSEYFNFERDNILSKTWVCVGFASDLPKKSYVKPVNFMGMPLVMMRNREGEIQVFHNVCSHRGMILVQQEGTIEGVIRCQYHSWSYDLNGNLKGTPHIGGINQHKDERFKCEKHGLKALRSEIWMDMVFVNISGDAPTFEEHIAPLVERWKPFLGENGLELIRNSKVGSTFELPVNSNWKLTVENYCEAYHLPWVHPALNTYSKLEDHYNIMFEDRFAGQGSYKYNLSATAGTHLPKFPSWPEDQLRHAEYVAVFPNVLLGIQADHAFAMMIDPIAPEQTIEKLRLYYVGDESLDTKYDACREATLESWKVVFAEDVFAVETMQKGRHSPGFGGGVFSPEMDLPTHFFQKWLATQAKTALEA, from the coding sequence ATGAATAGTCGAGTTAGCCAGCAATTAATTACGGTTCAGCAAGTCGATAATGTTTTAAACCCTATTACTGAATCAAATGGTATGCCAAATTTAGCATATACCAGTAGCGAATATTTTAATTTTGAACGCGACAATATTTTAAGTAAAACTTGGGTATGTGTTGGTTTTGCTTCTGATTTACCTAAAAAAAGTTATGTGAAGCCTGTTAATTTCATGGGCATGCCTTTAGTCATGATGCGCAACCGTGAAGGGGAAATCCAAGTTTTCCATAACGTTTGTAGCCATCGCGGTATGATTTTGGTGCAACAAGAAGGCACTATTGAGGGTGTGATTCGTTGCCAATACCACTCTTGGAGTTATGACTTAAACGGTAATTTAAAAGGTACTCCACATATTGGTGGAATTAACCAGCATAAAGATGAACGTTTTAAATGCGAAAAACATGGCTTAAAAGCACTTCGTTCAGAGATCTGGATGGATATGGTTTTCGTCAATATCTCTGGTGATGCGCCAACATTTGAAGAGCATATTGCACCATTAGTTGAACGTTGGAAGCCTTTCTTGGGCGAAAACGGTCTAGAGCTTATTCGTAATAGCAAAGTAGGTTCAACTTTTGAGTTACCTGTAAATAGTAACTGGAAACTTACAGTTGAAAACTATTGCGAAGCTTATCACTTACCTTGGGTACATCCAGCGCTAAATACATATTCAAAACTTGAAGATCACTACAACATTATGTTCGAAGATCGCTTTGCTGGTCAGGGCAGTTATAAATATAACTTGTCAGCAACAGCGGGTACGCATTTACCAAAATTCCCAAGCTGGCCAGAAGATCAACTTCGCCATGCTGAATATGTAGCAGTGTTCCCGAACGTATTGTTAGGTATTCAAGCGGATCATGCATTTGCAATGATGATTGATCCAATCGCTCCAGAGCAAACAATTGAAAAACTACGCTTGTATTACGTTGGTGATGAATCACTAGACACTAAATATGATGCATGTCGTGAAGCGACTTTAGAATCATGGAAAGTTGTATTTGCTGAAGATGTATTTGCCGTTGAAACCATGCAAAAGGGTCGTCACTCACCTGGTTTTGGTGGAGGGGTTTTCTCACCAGAGATGGATTTACCAACTCACTTCTTCCAGAAATGGTTAGCAACCCAAGCTAAAACGGCATTGGAGGCATAA
- a CDS encoding LysR substrate-binding domain-containing protein: MKIKPLPPMNSLIVFEAAARHLSFTQAANELNVTQGAISRQIRQLEEYLGKELFIRANRNISLTPMGLQYYQTIYSALLNVAQATAEIKKWQGEHQITVATTNAMAALWLLPKVATFQQNNEGVDLRILTTENILDLQKMDFDLALFYCRTPPLGMKVTTLFPEEVFPVCSPNYLAQFKEGTPPEEIFGKALLYLDDSQKDWITWAEWFEAVNYPMVKPKNRVNINNYPMLLQAAINGQGVALAWGSLIDDYLENGSLVRPVETVLRTEANFSMLEPSDRGVIPSSVKHFRSWLLEQLPGQVGQKGLN, encoded by the coding sequence ATGAAGATTAAGCCATTACCCCCAATGAATAGCTTGATTGTGTTTGAGGCAGCCGCACGCCACCTTAGTTTTACACAAGCAGCAAATGAATTAAATGTTACTCAAGGAGCGATAAGTCGCCAAATTCGACAATTGGAAGAGTATCTAGGTAAAGAATTATTTATTCGAGCAAATCGCAATATTTCTTTAACACCCATGGGCTTGCAATATTACCAAACGATTTATAGTGCTTTATTAAATGTTGCACAAGCAACGGCTGAAATTAAGAAATGGCAAGGAGAGCATCAAATAACTGTTGCTACGACCAATGCAATGGCTGCGCTTTGGTTATTGCCTAAAGTGGCTACTTTTCAGCAAAATAACGAAGGTGTAGATCTAAGAATATTAACGACAGAAAATATCTTGGATTTACAGAAAATGGACTTTGATTTGGCACTTTTTTATTGCCGAACTCCTCCGTTAGGAATGAAAGTCACCACATTATTCCCAGAAGAAGTATTTCCTGTTTGTAGTCCAAATTATCTTGCTCAATTTAAGGAGGGTACTCCTCCAGAGGAAATATTTGGTAAAGCATTGCTTTATCTAGATGATTCTCAAAAGGATTGGATTACATGGGCCGAATGGTTTGAAGCAGTCAACTATCCTATGGTGAAACCTAAAAATAGAGTCAATATTAATAACTATCCAATGTTGCTCCAAGCTGCAATTAATGGTCAGGGAGTGGCATTAGCATGGGGGTCTTTAATTGATGATTATTTGGAAAATGGTTCTCTTGTTCGCCCAGTCGAAACTGTATTACGTACCGAAGCAAATTTTAGTATGTTGGAACCTTCAGATCGGGGAGTTATTCCATCGAGTGTAAAGCATTTCCGTAGCTGGTTATTAGAGCAATTACCAGGGCAAGTAGGGCAAAAGGGATTAAATTAA
- a CDS encoding DUF3644 domain-containing protein: MKKTRQIASVKSELIKKSRESALAGVQIFNNPSMCFKSEAYIVLMIIAWTYLFHAYFRSKKIEYKYFDMKGTRKRYHKTTKGAFKYWELERCLNSAENPIDKDTANNLRFLIGLRHEIEHQMTNRIDDLLSARFQACCLNYNEYLKKFFGDELGIENHLSFSLQFSSIDQEQKEMLIDQEGLPKHISSYILDFDQALSEDDYANPRYAYRILFIPKTANRKGQADKVIEFVKSDSPLAEGLNKHYAVIKETEKTKYLPGQVVTKMKAEGYSAFNFHQHTQLVRKFDAQNPANGFGALVAGKQWHYYDKWIDVVRDELGKSVY; encoded by the coding sequence ATGAAAAAAACAAGGCAAATAGCATCTGTAAAAAGTGAATTGATTAAGAAATCTCGAGAATCTGCTTTAGCTGGTGTGCAAATATTTAATAATCCAAGCATGTGCTTTAAGTCAGAAGCATATATTGTTCTAATGATTATTGCATGGACGTATCTTTTTCATGCTTACTTTCGCTCAAAAAAAATAGAATATAAATATTTTGATATGAAAGGTACTCGAAAAAGATATCATAAAACTACGAAAGGGGCTTTCAAGTATTGGGAGTTAGAGCGTTGTTTAAATAGCGCTGAGAATCCAATCGATAAAGATACTGCAAATAATTTAAGATTCTTAATAGGCTTAAGGCATGAAATTGAACATCAAATGACGAATAGGATTGATGATTTATTAAGTGCCAGATTTCAGGCTTGTTGTTTAAACTATAATGAATATTTGAAGAAATTCTTTGGTGATGAGTTAGGTATAGAAAATCATCTTTCTTTTAGTTTACAGTTTTCCTCAATAGACCAAGAACAGAAAGAAATGTTGATTGATCAAGAAGGGCTTCCAAAACATATATCTTCTTACATTCTTGATTTTGACCAAGCGCTTAGTGAGGATGATTACGCTAATCCTAGATATGCATATCGAATCTTATTTATACCAAAGACAGCCAATAGAAAAGGTCAGGCAGATAAAGTGATTGAATTTGTGAAATCAGATTCACCTTTGGCTGAGGGGTTAAATAAGCATTACGCTGTTATTAAGGAAACTGAAAAAACGAAATATTTGCCTGGACAGGTTGTAACTAAAATGAAAGCAGAAGGTTACTCGGCTTTTAATTTTCATCAGCATACGCAACTTGTTCGAAAGTTTGATGCCCAAAATCCGGCAAATGGTTTCGGCGCATTAGTGGCGGGGAAGCAATGGCACTATTACGATAAATGGATAGATGTAGTTCGGGATGAGTTAGGCAAAAGTGTATATTAA
- a CDS encoding YbdD/YjiX family protein — translation MMNFKFAKNGTVIIAKIIKMTVLSQKELLLSPKNWSRIATLWQRLQQSFRLMVGVPDYQTYVEHMKAHHPDLTPMDAKTFYRHCVDARYPSAGGTLKKCPC, via the coding sequence ATGATGAATTTTAAATTTGCAAAAAATGGAACTGTCATTATTGCGAAAATCATCAAAATGACGGTGCTCTCGCAAAAAGAGCTGTTGCTTTCTCCAAAGAACTGGTCGCGTATTGCAACCTTGTGGCAGCGTTTACAGCAAAGCTTTCGACTGATGGTTGGTGTTCCAGACTATCAGACTTATGTAGAGCACATGAAAGCTCATCATCCTGATTTAACACCCATGGATGCAAAGACTTTCTATCGTCATTGTGTCGATGCGCGTTATCCATCGGCAGGCGGTACTTTAAAGAAATGTCCTTGTTAA
- a CDS encoding carbon starvation CstA family protein, whose amino-acid sequence MDTMKAKSTLPSKLVWSLVAIIGAISFGMLALSRGEHVNAVWLVLAAACVYSIAYRFYSLFIATKVFELNPRRLTPAHRLADGLDYVPTNKYVLFGHHFAAIAGAGPLVGPILAAQMGFLPGTIWLLVGVVVAGAVQDFLVLFISTRRDGRSLGEMAKQELGSFAGIVVMLGALGVMIIILAVLALVVVKALAHSPWGVFTIAATIPIALFMGVYMRFIRPGRIAEVSIIGFVLMMLAIVYGGHVAADPYWGEFFTLTGTQLTWCLIIYGFIASVLPVWLLLAPRDYLSTFLKIGVILGLAVGIIIALPELKMPAVTHFIDGTGPVFSGSLFPFLFITIACGAISGFHALVSSGTTPKLVDNEADIRVIGYGGMLMESFVGIMAMICATVLDPGVYFAINAPAAVLGTTVETAAEAVRNLGFVVTPEMLTVLAQEVGESSILSRTGGAPTFAIGMAHIISEIFNSRSMMAFWYHFAILFEALFILTAVDAGTRACRFMVQDTVGIVIPAVKASGSFFGNLVGTAVAVGGWGFFVYQGVIDPLGGVNSLWPLFGVGNQMLASMALILGTVILFKMKKEKYVWVTIIPTIFLFVTCMTAGWQKIFHENPKIGFLAQAHKFSDAIARGEILKPAKSIAEMQNIVMSNQINAALCGFFMIVSIVMIIASIGIVRRALASPKPTVNEAPAVYADPEVVTPRGE is encoded by the coding sequence ATGGACACAATGAAAGCGAAATCTACGCTTCCCTCCAAGCTGGTCTGGAGCCTAGTGGCAATTATAGGTGCAATTTCTTTTGGGATGCTGGCACTCAGTCGTGGTGAACATGTCAATGCAGTTTGGCTTGTACTTGCTGCAGCATGTGTATATAGCATTGCATATCGATTTTATAGTCTATTTATTGCAACTAAAGTATTTGAATTAAACCCAAGACGTTTAACCCCAGCCCACCGTTTAGCCGATGGTCTGGATTATGTTCCCACCAATAAATATGTACTTTTTGGTCACCACTTTGCGGCAATTGCCGGAGCAGGGCCATTAGTCGGGCCAATTTTGGCTGCACAAATGGGTTTTTTACCAGGCACAATCTGGCTACTGGTCGGTGTAGTTGTCGCAGGTGCAGTACAAGACTTCTTAGTTTTATTTATTTCAACGCGTCGAGACGGTCGTTCGCTAGGTGAAATGGCAAAACAGGAACTGGGCTCTTTTGCTGGTATTGTTGTAATGCTTGGTGCGCTTGGGGTAATGATTATTATCCTTGCGGTATTGGCATTAGTTGTAGTTAAAGCACTCGCCCATAGTCCATGGGGTGTGTTTACGATTGCAGCAACTATTCCAATTGCATTATTTATGGGCGTTTACATGCGGTTTATTCGCCCGGGACGTATTGCTGAAGTTTCGATTATTGGCTTCGTTTTAATGATGCTTGCCATTGTTTACGGTGGACATGTTGCAGCAGATCCTTACTGGGGTGAATTTTTCACCTTAACAGGAACACAGCTAACATGGTGCTTAATCATTTATGGATTTATCGCCTCAGTCTTACCTGTCTGGTTATTGTTAGCGCCACGTGATTATCTATCAACATTCCTTAAAATTGGTGTCATTCTCGGTTTAGCAGTCGGTATTATCATTGCATTACCTGAACTGAAAATGCCAGCAGTGACTCATTTTATTGATGGTACTGGCCCTGTTTTCTCGGGTAGCTTATTCCCATTCCTATTTATTACCATTGCCTGTGGTGCGATTTCTGGTTTCCATGCGCTTGTATCAAGTGGTACAACACCGAAACTCGTCGATAACGAAGCTGATATTCGTGTGATTGGTTATGGTGGTATGCTCATGGAATCATTCGTCGGTATTATGGCGATGATCTGTGCAACTGTCTTAGATCCGGGCGTGTACTTTGCAATTAATGCACCTGCGGCTGTACTGGGTACAACTGTAGAAACTGCAGCAGAAGCTGTGCGTAATTTAGGCTTTGTTGTTACTCCTGAAATGTTAACTGTGTTGGCACAGGAAGTCGGAGAATCTTCGATTTTATCGCGTACAGGTGGTGCACCTACCTTTGCGATTGGTATGGCACATATCATTTCGGAAATTTTCAATAGCCGTTCAATGATGGCGTTCTGGTATCACTTTGCCATTTTATTTGAAGCGTTATTCATTTTAACTGCTGTAGATGCGGGTACACGTGCTTGTCGTTTCATGGTGCAAGACACGGTTGGTATTGTTATTCCTGCGGTTAAAGCATCAGGTTCATTCTTTGGTAACTTGGTTGGTACGGCTGTTGCAGTCGGTGGATGGGGCTTCTTCGTCTATCAAGGTGTGATTGATCCACTCGGTGGTGTCAATTCACTCTGGCCTTTATTTGGTGTTGGTAACCAGATGTTGGCTTCAATGGCACTCATTTTGGGTACAGTCATTCTGTTTAAAATGAAAAAGGAAAAATATGTATGGGTGACAATCATTCCAACGATTTTCTTATTCGTGACCTGTATGACGGCGGGCTGGCAAAAGATTTTCCACGAAAATCCAAAGATTGGTTTCTTGGCGCAAGCACATAAGTTTTCTGACGCGATTGCTCGTGGTGAAATATTAAAACCAGCTAAAAGTATTGCTGAAATGCAAAATATTGTGATGTCGAATCAGATTAATGCTGCGCTTTGTGGCTTCTTTATGATTGTTTCGATTGTCATGATTATTGCTTCAATTGGTATTGTGCGCCGTGCTTTAGCAAGCCCTAAACCAACAGTAAATGAAGCGCCTGCTGTATATGCCGATCCGGAAGTGGTCACCCCACGAGGAGAGTAA
- a CDS encoding TetR/AcrR family transcriptional regulator: protein MPHSDLPFRALSVLHTSRYLFNKYGFHKVGVDRIIELSKTSKATFYNYFHSKERLIKMSLTFQKDGLKHGVISIINVQKELTLIEKLRKIYFLHTDLDGLYHLPFKAILEISKTHPKAYQVVVEYRNWFINEIYNLLLTTNANAAKQDAHMFLFVIDGAMVQLLDPNKPDERERLLEYFLLGFI from the coding sequence ATGCCACATTCAGATCTCCCATTTCGTGCTTTAAGCGTGCTTCATACCTCTCGATATCTTTTTAATAAATATGGCTTTCATAAAGTCGGGGTAGACCGAATTATTGAATTGTCAAAAACGTCCAAAGCGACTTTTTATAATTATTTTCACTCGAAAGAACGTCTTATTAAAATGAGCTTAACTTTTCAAAAAGATGGACTTAAACATGGGGTGATTTCGATTATCAATGTTCAAAAAGAATTAACGCTAATTGAAAAGCTCCGCAAAATTTACTTTTTACATACCGATTTAGACGGACTCTACCATTTGCCTTTCAAAGCCATTCTTGAGATTTCAAAAACACATCCAAAGGCGTATCAGGTGGTCGTTGAATATCGAAACTGGTTCATTAATGAAATCTATAATTTGCTTTTAACCACCAATGCCAATGCCGCAAAACAAGATGCACACATGTTCTTATTTGTGATTGATGGGGCGATGGTTCAACTTTTAGACCCCAACAAACCAGATGAAAGGGAGAGGTTACTTGAGTATTTTTTACTGGGGTTTATTTAA
- the efp gene encoding elongation factor P, giving the protein MANYSTNDFKPGLKVMLDSNPCSIMENEYVKPGKGQAFNRVKLRNLRTGKVLEKTFKSGDTVEAADIVEVEMDYLYNDGELWNFMDPVTFEQIAADKTAMGDAAKWLKDDSNEKCTIMLFNGVPLTVSAPNFVVLKIVETDPGVRGDTSGGGGKPAKLETGAVVRVPLFVQQEDSVRVDTRTGDYLERA; this is encoded by the coding sequence ATGGCCAATTATTCTACAAATGATTTCAAGCCGGGCCTTAAGGTCATGCTTGACAGTAACCCATGTTCAATCATGGAAAATGAATACGTAAAGCCAGGTAAAGGTCAAGCGTTCAACCGCGTAAAATTACGTAACCTTAGAACTGGTAAAGTTTTAGAAAAAACTTTTAAGTCTGGCGATACTGTAGAAGCGGCTGACATCGTAGAAGTAGAAATGGACTACTTATACAATGATGGCGAACTTTGGAACTTCATGGATCCTGTAACTTTTGAGCAAATCGCTGCAGACAAAACTGCAATGGGCGATGCGGCTAAATGGTTAAAAGACGATTCAAATGAAAAATGTACTATTATGTTGTTCAACGGCGTGCCTTTAACTGTAAGCGCACCGAACTTCGTAGTATTAAAAATTGTTGAAACTGATCCGGGTGTACGCGGTGATACATCTGGCGGTGGCGGTAAACCAGCTAAGCTTGAAACAGGTGCGGTTGTTCGTGTTCCGTTATTTGTTCAGCAAGAAGATAGCGTTCGTGTAGATACTCGTACTGGCGATTATTTAGAGCGTGCATAA